In Callospermophilus lateralis isolate mCalLat2 chromosome 10, mCalLat2.hap1, whole genome shotgun sequence, a single genomic region encodes these proteins:
- the Znf639 gene encoding zinc finger protein 639 isoform X1 — protein sequence MNEYPKKRKRKTLHPSRYSDSSGISRIADGFNGIFSDHCYSVCSMRQPDLKYFDNKDDDSDTETSNDLPKFADGIKARNRNQNYLVPSPVLRIIDHTAFSAEKSADVEICDEECDSPESINQQTQEESPIEVHTAEDVPIAVEVHAISEDYDIETENNSSESLQDQTDEEPPAKLCKILDKSQALNVTAQQKWPLLRANSSGLYKCELCEFNSKYFSDLKQHMILKHKRTDSNVCRVCKESFSTNMLLIEHAKLHEEDPYICKYCDYRTVIFENLSQHIADTHFSDHLYWCEQCDVQFSSSSELYLHFQEHSCDEQYLCQFCEHETNDPEDLHSHVVNEHACKLIELSDKYNNGEHGQYSLLSKITFDKCKNFFVCQVCGFRSRLHTNVNRHVAIEHTKIFPHVCDDCGKGFSSMLEYCKHLNSHLSEGIYLCQYCEYSTGQIEDLKIHLDFKHSADLPHKCSDCLMRFGNERELISHLPVHETT from the exons ATGAATGAGtatcctaaaaaaagaaaaaggaagacttTACACCCTTCTCGTTATTCAG ATTCCTCTGGAATAAGCAGAATTGCAGATGGATTCAATGGGATTTTTTCTGATCATTGTTACAGTGTCTGCTCTATGAGACAGCCAGACTTAAAATATTTTGACAACAAAG atgatGATTCTGATACCGAGACATCAAATGACTTGCCAAAATTTGCAGATGGAATCAAAGCCAGAAACAGAAATCAGAACTATCTGGTTCCCAGTCCTGTGCTTAGAATTATAGACCACACTGCCTTTTCTGCAG AAAAATCTGCTGATGTAGAAATTTGTGATGAAGAGTGTGACTCACCCGAATCAATCAACCAGCAAACTCAAGAGGAGAGTCCTATAGAAGTTCACACTGCTGAAGATGTCCCCATTGCTGTAGAAGTGCATGCCATTTCTGAGGATTATGACATAGAGACAGAAAACAATTCCTCCGAGAGCCTCCAAGACCAAACTGATGAAGAACCACCAGCTAAACTTTGTAAAATTCTTGACAAGAGCCAAGCTTTGAATGTGACTGCTCAGCAGAAATGGCCTTTACTGAGAGCTAATAGCAGTGGCCtctataaatgtgaactttgtgaattcaatagtaaatatttttctgATTTAAAACAGCATATGATCCTGAAGCATAAACGTACCGATTCAAATGTGTGTCGAGTATGTAAGGAAAGCTTCTCTACCAATATGCTTCTGATTGAACATGCCAAACTACACGAAGAAGATCCCTACATTTGTAAATACTGCGATTACAggacagtaatttttgagaacctCAGCCAGCACATTGCAGACACCCACTTTAGCGATCACCTGTATTGGTGTGAGCAGTGTGACGTGCAGTTCTCCTCAAGCAGTGAACTCTACCTGCATTTCCAGGAGCACAGCTGTGATGAACAGTACTTGTGTCAGTTCTGTGAACATGAAACGAATGATCCAGAAGACTTGCATAGCCATGTTGTAAATGAGCATGCGTGTAAATTAATAGAACTAAGCGATAAGTATAACAATGGAGAACACGGACAATACAGCCTCTTAAGCAAAATTACCTTTGACAAATGTAAGAACTTCTTTGTGTGTCAAGTATGTGGTTTTCGGAGTAGACTTCATACAAATGTTAACAGGCATGTTGCTATTGAACATACTAAAATATTTCCTCATGTTTGTGATGACTGTGGGAAAGGCTTTTCAAGTATGCTAGAATATTGCAAGCATTTAAATTCACATCTGTCTGAAGGGATTTATTTATGTCAATATTGCGAATATTCAACAGGACAGATCGAAGATCTTAAAATTCATCTAGATTTCAAGCATTCGGCTGACTTGCCTCATAAATGTAGTGACTGCTTGATGAGGTTTGGAAATGAAAGGGAATTAATAAGTCACCTTCCAGTCCATGAAACAACTtga
- the Znf639 gene encoding zinc finger protein 639 isoform X2 codes for MRQPDLKYFDNKDDDSDTETSNDLPKFADGIKARNRNQNYLVPSPVLRIIDHTAFSAEKSADVEICDEECDSPESINQQTQEESPIEVHTAEDVPIAVEVHAISEDYDIETENNSSESLQDQTDEEPPAKLCKILDKSQALNVTAQQKWPLLRANSSGLYKCELCEFNSKYFSDLKQHMILKHKRTDSNVCRVCKESFSTNMLLIEHAKLHEEDPYICKYCDYRTVIFENLSQHIADTHFSDHLYWCEQCDVQFSSSSELYLHFQEHSCDEQYLCQFCEHETNDPEDLHSHVVNEHACKLIELSDKYNNGEHGQYSLLSKITFDKCKNFFVCQVCGFRSRLHTNVNRHVAIEHTKIFPHVCDDCGKGFSSMLEYCKHLNSHLSEGIYLCQYCEYSTGQIEDLKIHLDFKHSADLPHKCSDCLMRFGNERELISHLPVHETT; via the exons ATGAGACAGCCAGACTTAAAATATTTTGACAACAAAG atgatGATTCTGATACCGAGACATCAAATGACTTGCCAAAATTTGCAGATGGAATCAAAGCCAGAAACAGAAATCAGAACTATCTGGTTCCCAGTCCTGTGCTTAGAATTATAGACCACACTGCCTTTTCTGCAG AAAAATCTGCTGATGTAGAAATTTGTGATGAAGAGTGTGACTCACCCGAATCAATCAACCAGCAAACTCAAGAGGAGAGTCCTATAGAAGTTCACACTGCTGAAGATGTCCCCATTGCTGTAGAAGTGCATGCCATTTCTGAGGATTATGACATAGAGACAGAAAACAATTCCTCCGAGAGCCTCCAAGACCAAACTGATGAAGAACCACCAGCTAAACTTTGTAAAATTCTTGACAAGAGCCAAGCTTTGAATGTGACTGCTCAGCAGAAATGGCCTTTACTGAGAGCTAATAGCAGTGGCCtctataaatgtgaactttgtgaattcaatagtaaatatttttctgATTTAAAACAGCATATGATCCTGAAGCATAAACGTACCGATTCAAATGTGTGTCGAGTATGTAAGGAAAGCTTCTCTACCAATATGCTTCTGATTGAACATGCCAAACTACACGAAGAAGATCCCTACATTTGTAAATACTGCGATTACAggacagtaatttttgagaacctCAGCCAGCACATTGCAGACACCCACTTTAGCGATCACCTGTATTGGTGTGAGCAGTGTGACGTGCAGTTCTCCTCAAGCAGTGAACTCTACCTGCATTTCCAGGAGCACAGCTGTGATGAACAGTACTTGTGTCAGTTCTGTGAACATGAAACGAATGATCCAGAAGACTTGCATAGCCATGTTGTAAATGAGCATGCGTGTAAATTAATAGAACTAAGCGATAAGTATAACAATGGAGAACACGGACAATACAGCCTCTTAAGCAAAATTACCTTTGACAAATGTAAGAACTTCTTTGTGTGTCAAGTATGTGGTTTTCGGAGTAGACTTCATACAAATGTTAACAGGCATGTTGCTATTGAACATACTAAAATATTTCCTCATGTTTGTGATGACTGTGGGAAAGGCTTTTCAAGTATGCTAGAATATTGCAAGCATTTAAATTCACATCTGTCTGAAGGGATTTATTTATGTCAATATTGCGAATATTCAACAGGACAGATCGAAGATCTTAAAATTCATCTAGATTTCAAGCATTCGGCTGACTTGCCTCATAAATGTAGTGACTGCTTGATGAGGTTTGGAAATGAAAGGGAATTAATAAGTCACCTTCCAGTCCATGAAACAACTtga